The proteins below are encoded in one region of Hordeum vulgare subsp. vulgare chromosome 3H, MorexV3_pseudomolecules_assembly, whole genome shotgun sequence:
- the LOC123440211 gene encoding probable peroxygenase 4 — protein sequence MPGHRQSLAAASLKLPSLLLLWIFSWNWGHAVAKFDPANMTELQKHVSFFDRNKDGFITPTETIQGFVAIGCEYAFATAASAAIHGALAPQTTPAGTPLPHLTIYVENIHKAMHGSDSGVYDAKGRFLPQNFEELFKTYAILRPDALTLAEMHVMLFAKRDLDPISWAPPQVEWGLLFTLASDWLGFLHKDSVRGIYDGSLFIKLEKKWHPFQSAMR from the exons ATGCCCGGTCATCGACAATCGCTGGCAGCGGCTTCTCTGAAGCTACCATCTCTTCTGCTTCTGTGGATCTTTAGCTGGAACT GGGGGCATGCCGTGGCCAAGTTTGATCCTGCAAACATGACGGAGCTTCAGAAACATGTCTCCTTTTTCGACCGGAACAAGGATGGCTTCATCACTCCTACAGAAACCATCCAAG GGTTTGTTGCAATCGGTTGCGAGTATGCATTTGCTACTGCTGCCTCTGCCGCCATTCACGGTGCCCTTGCTCCTCAAACAACCCCG GCTGGTACACCACTGCCTCACTTGACAATATACGTAGAGAATATCCACAAAGCTATGCATGGAAGTGATTCAGGTGTATATGATGCCAAAGGAAG GTTTCTTCCCCAAAACTTTGAGGAATTATTCAAAACATATGCAATACTCCGACCAGATGCGTTGACTCTTGCGGAGATGCATGTGATGCTCTTTGCAAAACGGGATCTAGACCCTATATCATG GGCACCACCACAGGTTGAGTGGGGCCTATTATTCACGCTTGCAAGCGATTGGCTTGGGTTCCTTCACAAAGACAGTGTTAGAGGTATATATGATGGAAGCCTGTTTATCAAGTTGGAAAAGAAATGGCACCCTTTTCAAAGTGCTATGCGATGA